The DNA sequence GGCCTCATCATCTCGGGCGACCCGGCGAAAGCCAAAGTAGTTTAATCATCATTCTTTTTCATTGCCGGTTCACCTCCCCCTGCATGCGAGCCGGCAATTTTTCCCTATGTTTTTGGCTCCCTTATGGGGGCCACTTTTTCCTAGGAGTTATCATGTTAGATGCGAATGTGAAAAATCAGCTGACTACCTATCTGCAAAACCTCAAGCGCCCAGTTGAACTTGTCGTATCGGCAGATGAGCGTCCTAAAGCAAAAGAGTTATTGTCGCTGGCAACCGATATTGCCGCGCTTTCAGAATTAGTGTCATTGACCGAATCCGTGGGTGAGCGTACCCCGTCGATGACAGTGACTAGCCCTGACACCGGCAGTCAGATCCATTTCGCCGGCCTGCCAATGGGCCATGAATTTACCTCTCTGGTGCTGGCGTTGCTGCACACAGGTGGGCATCCGATCAAGCTCGCACCCGAAGTGATAGAGCAGATCCGCGACCTGCCAGGCGAGTATCGCTTCGAGACCTATGTGTCACTCAGCTGTCAAACCTGTCCCGAGGTGGTGCAGGCGCTCAACATGATGTCGGCGATCAACCCTAATATTCAAAACACCATGATCGATGGCGCCCTGTTCCAGGATGAAGTGAACGAGCGCAACATCATGGCGGTACCCTCTGTCTACCTGAACGGCGAGCCGTTTTCTGTCGGTGGCATCAGTGTGGTTGAGATCCTCAATAAGCTGGATGTCAATGCGGCCAGCCGTCAGGCGGAAAAGCTCAGCCAGAAAGAGGCTTTCGACGTGCTGGTGGTCGGCGGCGGCCCGGCGGGCGCATCGGCAGCCATCTATGCGGCCCGTAAGGGACTGAGAACCGGCATTCTGGCGGACAAGTTTGGTGGTCAGGTGGCCGAAACCGTGGGCATCGAAAACTTTATCTCGGTCAAGGCGACCGAGGGGCCTAAGCTGGTGGCCAACCTGGAAGCCCATGTTCACGACTATGATGTCGACATCATGGACAATCAACGTGCCCTTAGCCTTAAGTCAGGTGAGCTGTTTGAGATCCAGACCGAAAGCGGCGCACTGCTGCGCAGCAAGACTGTACTACTGGCCACGGGCGCTCGCTGGCGTGAGATGAATGTGCCGGGTGAGAAAGAGTATCGCGGCAAAGGCGTCGCCTACTGCCCACACTGTGACGGCCCGCTATTTAAGGGCAAGCGCGTGGCTGTGATTGGCGGTGGTAACTCGGGCATAGAGGCGGCCATAGATCTGGCCAATATCGTCGAGCATGTTACCGTGCTGGAGTTCGACAGCAAGCTACGCGCCGACGAGGTGCTACAGCGTAAGGCGGCCTCCATGGGCAATATCGAGATCATCACCCAGGCGATGACCACAGAAGTGGTGGGCGATGGCACCCGGGTACAAGGCCTGAACTACACAGACAGAGCCACGGGCGAGCAGCACCATGTTGCCCTGGCGGGTATCTTTGTACAGATAGGTCTGGTGCCTAACGCCGAGTGGCTTAAGGGCACGGTAGATCTTAGCGAACGCGGCGAAATCATCGTCGATGCTAAAGGCCAGACGTCATTGCCAGGCGTATTCGCCGCGGGCGATGTGACCAACTCTGCCTTTAAACAGATCATCATCGCCATGGGCAGCGGCGCGACAGCCTCTCTGGGCGCCTTCGATTACCTAATCCGTCTCGGCGAGCCGGCGGACGCGGAAGCCGCCTAAAGGTACAAAATGCCACAAAATAAACAGTCAGCTTTATGCTGGCTGTTTTTTTTTTCGTCTTTATAATTACTTAAGCTTATGACGAAAGCAGAAGAGGGCGGGCACAGACACGATGAATAGTAAGCCAAAAAGCTTTGACGAACTCCTAATCCAAGAGACCCACATCTATCTTTGTCGCTCGGTAAAATGGACCGCCTATCTCTCCGTGTTCCTACTTGTCGCCATCTTCCTTGCGTCCATGCTACAGAAGAATAGTCTTCTGACGCTGCAGGATCTTCTGGTGCTGCAGATGCCGACCCTATGCATCGCCCTGTTTGGTCTGGCGGGGATCCTCTATCGTCAGCCAGAGCAGCATCGCATGGGGCTGGTGTTGGCCTATCTCTTGGTGTTAGAAGTTGCCTGGATCTATTTTGTGGTGGGCCATTACTGGCTCACCAGCTCCTATAACCTGTTGGGTGAATATGGCTCTCTTGCCACAGTCGATTCGGTAACCGACGTGCTGGTATTTACCTTCGCCATCTCTCTCTATCCGGTGCGCCGCTGGCTCCTGGTCAGCGTGGTGCCTCTGCTATTGGTTAGCCTGGTGACCCGGCTTATCGAGATCCCGGAAAATCCTATCTTTGCCCTGACCAAGTTTGTCTGTCTCTTGGTGATCATCATTACCGGGCAGAAGGTGCTGCTGCAATGGTTTCGTAAGGCAATCTTGCGCGACGCCGAGAAACAGCAGCTGTTGCAGCAGTTTAAGCGTATGGCGCTGATAGATGGTCTAACTGACCTGAGTAACAGGCGTCATTTCGATGAGGTGCTCGCCCTGGAGATTAAGGCTGCCGAGCGCACCGGTGACCCCCTGAGTATGATCCTGCTGGACGTGGATTTCTTCAAGCGCCTTAACGACAGCCTGGGCCATAGCGATGGCGATCGCTGTCTGGTAAGGCTGGGTGAGGTGTTACACGGGGTGGCCTCCCGGCCTCGGGATCTGGCGGCGCGCTACGGCGGCGAGGAGTTTGCCATCATTTTGCCCGATACAGATCTCAGTGGTGCGCGTCATATTGCCGAGCAGATACGTTACGAGCTCAAGGCCGCTGAGATCCCCCATCCAGACTCGACGCTAGGCGCCTATGTCACCGTCTCTCAGGGGGTCTGTTTGTGGCAGCCGGGCTTGGATGCGGATGAGCTGCTGGCCAGCGCCGATCAGCTTCTCTATCAGAGCAAGGCCCAGGGACGGGATAGATGTAGTACTGGGGTGGCCAAGGGGGAGGCGGCCGAAGATAAGGTCGTCAGTTCCTACCTGTCTTGAGGGCGCCTCTGGAAGGCGCCCATAAGGCTAGCTGTATTTGGCGTCTATGGCCTTGAGCGAGCGTAAAAACAGCCCCAAACCGCCAATTGCCAGCACCAGTATGACCAGGAGATCGAAGGTGGTCATGGTCCTGAGGTTGAATCTGACGCTGGAGAGTACACCAAAAATAAGCGCCGTGAGCGACCCCAGGGTCAAGAGCCAACCCAGCAGGTTTCTGGCGTTATAGAAGATGATGCCTATGCCGAAGATAAGCGGGATCAGTATGGTGCCGCCGGTGATCCCCATGCCACCGACGTTGTAGAGTCGATAGCCAAGGCTAAAGTTTGAGGTCACTGAAATTGCGTTCAGCAGCAGGTAGAAACCACCGCACATCATCACCAGGCCCACTAAAAACAGGCCTATCCCTCCGGAACTGCCGCCGGCTCCTCGCATCTTGTTATCCTCCATAATTAATCTTCCACTATTTGTGACCAGCTTTCTGTGCCTTGCTGTCTGTAACTTGATATCTGTAACCAGCTTTGGCGCCCAATGCTGTTTGAGATGCACGCCTTGGCATATAGCAAGGTCGGCCCAGCTTAGTATTTTTTACCGCGTTAGCCAAATATCTTTGTTAGATGTCGGCAAGCCTTGAGGCAGGCAAGGGGAGTGAAGAACCTGAGGCAATATCAAATTGCGACAAATAAGGGCCATAAAAAAAGCCCTCATGATGAGGGCTTTGCGAAGTTCGCTCTGATCTAAGCTGTGGTATTAATGTTGTGACCACTATTTCCCACAGGCCCAGCGCTAGGCGCCGAGTCAACCGCTTCAATCAGTTGTAGTGCAATCTCTCCCTCTGCCTGCTGCTGCTCTTTGGCGAGCTGTGCAACTTTAACCCCAACGCTTCCATTGCTTAGATTAGGTTGTAGATTACTGGTTCCAACTGTTATTGCCATGATT is a window from the Shewanella loihica PV-4 genome containing:
- the ahpF gene encoding alkyl hydroperoxide reductase subunit F — protein: MLDANVKNQLTTYLQNLKRPVELVVSADERPKAKELLSLATDIAALSELVSLTESVGERTPSMTVTSPDTGSQIHFAGLPMGHEFTSLVLALLHTGGHPIKLAPEVIEQIRDLPGEYRFETYVSLSCQTCPEVVQALNMMSAINPNIQNTMIDGALFQDEVNERNIMAVPSVYLNGEPFSVGGISVVEILNKLDVNAASRQAEKLSQKEAFDVLVVGGGPAGASAAIYAARKGLRTGILADKFGGQVAETVGIENFISVKATEGPKLVANLEAHVHDYDVDIMDNQRALSLKSGELFEIQTESGALLRSKTVLLATGARWREMNVPGEKEYRGKGVAYCPHCDGPLFKGKRVAVIGGGNSGIEAAIDLANIVEHVTVLEFDSKLRADEVLQRKAASMGNIEIITQAMTTEVVGDGTRVQGLNYTDRATGEQHHVALAGIFVQIGLVPNAEWLKGTVDLSERGEIIVDAKGQTSLPGVFAAGDVTNSAFKQIIIAMGSGATASLGAFDYLIRLGEPADAEAA
- a CDS encoding GGDEF domain-containing protein; its protein translation is MNSKPKSFDELLIQETHIYLCRSVKWTAYLSVFLLVAIFLASMLQKNSLLTLQDLLVLQMPTLCIALFGLAGILYRQPEQHRMGLVLAYLLVLEVAWIYFVVGHYWLTSSYNLLGEYGSLATVDSVTDVLVFTFAISLYPVRRWLLVSVVPLLLVSLVTRLIEIPENPIFALTKFVCLLVIIITGQKVLLQWFRKAILRDAEKQQLLQQFKRMALIDGLTDLSNRRHFDEVLALEIKAAERTGDPLSMILLDVDFFKRLNDSLGHSDGDRCLVRLGEVLHGVASRPRDLAARYGGEEFAIILPDTDLSGARHIAEQIRYELKAAEIPHPDSTLGAYVTVSQGVCLWQPGLDADELLASADQLLYQSKAQGRDRCSTGVAKGEAAEDKVVSSYLS